GGGATTCTTCCTCTTTGCCTTTCTTCTTTTCCTAAGCTATCTAAAGGACCTGGAAGCTGAGAAGGAAAGTTGAGAATTCGGCGAGGACATGACAACAGTGGTGAGAGGTCTCCGATTTGCCAAAATTTTGAAGCTGCAACGAGTTATTGAGTGCATTATTCTTTTCCCCTTGGAAAATTACCATGAAGCTTATTGCAGAAAATGCAATCTAGTATGTATTGCTACCTTTTTGGTTTGCTTTACTGTTTTGTCTCACAGCATCAGAGTCCTAGTAATTTTATTCATTAGCTACATATACATGCAATTAGATGGAAGCAATATTCTCGAGGAGCAACTGGGGGTTTATGCAGCATAGAATTTATGTGACATGGACTCTCCTAGAACAATAAAATACTAGTGTCAACATGATATATGTATATGACATATTTAGTCAGACATCAACTTGTAAGCGTATAGCTCGAATTTACCGCAAAACTATGCTTGCAACTCTCATATTTTGCATGATAGACTCTTAGGGAACATCCCAGACACCGTTTTGCCCAAGAaagtagaaaacaaaaattgaagattATAAATGTTTTGAAATGTACCTTGTCCTTGAAGTGAGAATTATATGAATCCGAGATGTTAATATGTACGCGCAACTGACACCAGCAATATAGCATAGAACATTATGTGTATTTAAAGCCACCACAATTGTGATATGTTGTTACTCTTTAGTATATGTTGTGGGGTTGATTAATCATCTTGAACAAATTACTTCCGGGTTGAAATAATTTTCATGTCAAGATGAGCATAACAAGACATGGTACTATCAGTTATTGATGTCGCAAAAAGATGAAATATGCATCTGTATAGGCGCTCCAACAAATGAACATCTTTTGCGATGATACACCTCCAGATCCCAAAAATAATAGTATAACAATATATGCCCTCCTTTATTATGCAAATTCAATTCACAAACTCTCGTAAtctcaaaattaaaacaaacGACCAAAATAGGAAAAATCTAAAGCAAGAGCAAGACGTTACATGGGTAAATCCAACCTCCATCCACATACGATTTATCTACTCAATCCCCTCCTCTTTCCGAGCTGCAAAGCAAAGTCATAAACCTTGTGTGGATCAAGAAGAGACTTGGAGACACTCTTCATCTGTAACAAGCTTAGGGCACAATGCCTCGATGAAGTTGCCACAAGTCTCATAGGTATAGAACAAACGGGAATTAGCTCCACATTGACGAACCCAAATTCATGACCTCCAAACTACTGGTTATCaacagcaaaaaagaagaaaaaagcatGGTTTCTCCTTTACTGCGCCTTTCAACACCTTAACGCAGTTACTCCTCAGCTACTTCTTGTTCCTCTCCTTTTGTGCTTCACACTTCCCCACAACTACCACTTTTACGATGGTACATATCCAGATTCCAAAGATAATCCCAGTCACAAACTCTCATAACCCCAGAAATAAAAACCACCACCAAAGCATAAGAtttaaagcaacaaaaaaagcAAGACACTGCATGGGAAGACACAACCTCCATCCACCTCCTGTTGTTTACTCTACCCTATCCGCTTTTTGAGCTGCAAAACATAGTCACAAACCCTTTGGGGGTCAGCGAGAGACTTGGAGACACTCTCCCTCTTCATGCATCTATTGGCCCATGCAATCAGCTTAGGGCACTTTGCCTCTATACTGAAGTTGCCACAAGTCTCGTAGGCATAGAACCAGCTGTAGAAAGGGATGAGCGACACATCGACGAACCCGAATTCCTCACCCCCAAAGTAAGGCTTGTCCCCAAGTGCCCCTTCCAACACTTTCAAGCAATTTATGAACTCCTCCTTAGCTACTTCCTGTTCCTTTCCTTTTGTGGTCCACACTCTCCTCCCAACACTATATATCTGCAATTTACAGATCTAAAAATCAAACTCGTGTGATATCATTtcctttgtttcatttttttggaaaacagcttatttcactaCTTGAGAAAACTACTTCAGGTAACATTTTGAAAAACAGCACAAAGTAGAAAAGTTTGAGGTAGTTGCCCTCTGTGTCATCCTGGGCGTTCAATTCTTTCGAAATTGCTGGATCTTTTT
The sequence above is drawn from the Rhododendron vialii isolate Sample 1 chromosome 6a, ASM3025357v1 genome and encodes:
- the LOC131329476 gene encoding probable glutathione S-transferase; translation: MAADKVVLLSTWASMFGMRVKIALAEKGVEYEYKEDSLAKKSPLLLMMNPIHKKVPVLIHKGKPLCESLNIVQYIDEVWKEKSPLFPSDPYERTQARFWADYVDQKIYSVGRRVWTTKGKEQEVAKEEFINCLKVLEGALGDKPYFGGEEFGFVDVSLIPFYSWFYAYETCGNFSIEAKCPKLIAWANRCMKRESVSKSLADPQRVCDYVLQLKKRIG